One segment of Halorubellus sp. JP-L1 DNA contains the following:
- a CDS encoding DUF5305 family protein: protein MESYSWLRFKHAVATNTRAIVVACIVVALLSTTMLATGFVTDASALSPLADDDEEALSFHAASVEQHATVTVRNDTDAYDAGETLRDTSLYPRSNASDPTVTAAASIDHGRLESLNVTVTYTATRSTDSGDAFYTKDVVIAVADKPGSQANVSADLPIEDVFATRDDLEAEFGNGVSVSVSIATAATYSYEPATGGTVTRTIETGGAVEPIGNLYALPTGSERATHRPGAPADASGGMSQFLNWLALVALLSSLAFGVATTVGNRNIDANAVAREIQWQRFRDWVTEVESYTPQGDVNTVEVTNLNDLVNLAIDTNQRVLFHRPVEEYIVVDDDVMYKFTPDVGEDAGSTELFGLRKEDLEETEFPNSETFTASDSTDRPGE, encoded by the coding sequence ATGGAGTCGTACTCGTGGTTGCGATTCAAGCACGCGGTCGCGACCAACACGCGAGCGATCGTGGTCGCGTGCATCGTCGTCGCGCTTCTGAGCACGACGATGCTCGCGACGGGATTCGTCACGGACGCGAGCGCGCTCAGCCCGCTCGCCGACGACGACGAGGAGGCGTTGTCGTTCCACGCGGCGAGCGTCGAACAGCACGCGACCGTCACCGTCCGGAACGACACCGACGCCTACGACGCCGGCGAGACGCTCCGGGACACCTCGCTGTACCCGCGATCGAACGCGAGCGACCCGACCGTGACGGCGGCTGCGAGCATCGACCACGGCCGGCTCGAATCGCTCAACGTGACCGTCACGTACACCGCCACGCGATCCACGGACAGCGGTGACGCGTTCTACACGAAGGACGTCGTCATCGCCGTCGCGGACAAGCCGGGGTCGCAGGCGAACGTGAGCGCCGACCTCCCCATCGAGGACGTGTTCGCGACCCGGGACGACCTCGAGGCGGAGTTCGGTAACGGCGTGTCCGTGTCGGTGTCAATCGCGACGGCGGCGACGTACTCCTACGAGCCGGCGACCGGTGGAACGGTCACGCGCACCATCGAGACCGGTGGCGCCGTCGAGCCAATCGGGAACCTGTACGCGCTCCCCACCGGGAGCGAGCGCGCGACCCATCGACCCGGCGCACCCGCCGACGCCAGCGGTGGGATGTCCCAGTTCTTGAACTGGCTCGCGCTCGTCGCACTCCTGTCCTCGCTCGCGTTCGGCGTCGCGACCACGGTCGGGAACCGGAACATCGACGCGAACGCGGTCGCTCGCGAGATCCAGTGGCAGCGGTTCCGGGACTGGGTGACCGAGGTCGAGTCGTACACGCCCCAGGGCGACGTGAACACCGTCGAGGTGACGAACCTCAACGACCTCGTGAACCTCGCGATCGACACGAACCAGCGCGTGCTCTTCCACCGCCCCGTAGAGGAGTACATCGTCGTCGACGACGACGTGATGTACAAGTTCACGCCCGACGTCGGCGAGGACGCCGGGAGCACGGAGCTGTTCGGCCTCCGGAAGGAGGACCTGGAGGAGACGGAGTTCCCGAACTCCGAGACGTTCACTGCGAGCGACTCGACCGACCGTCCGGGCGAATGA
- a CDS encoding pyridoxal phosphate-dependent aminotransferase, producing MTNLTRRVREPERSSIRVMYDLAESHDGDLVRLEVGEPDFDTPAHVVDAALAAARDGDTHYTPNAGTVSCRRAISGMLAERDGLDYGVDELCVTVGGMEALLLAVLATVGPGEELIAPGPTWPNYETQAALADGTFTEVEMPAETGYDLDPDLVVDAMSDDTAAVVLTTPNNPTGRTFDPEDCQRVVDAAADHDAFVIADEVYLSLAYDDQARAIAEYADQPEHVLTVGSCSKAYAMTGWRLGWLAGDADLLERIVTVRESTTACPSSVAQAAAVAALTGPQEPFEEMYAAFEARRDLVYDRIQEIEGVSCPRPEAAFYVFLDPGVDDALALAKYLLREHGVVLAPGSGFGAAGEGRLRLSFANSMERLDEGLDRLEAGLRAY from the coding sequence ATGACGAACCTCACTCGGCGGGTGCGCGAGCCCGAGCGATCCTCGATACGCGTGATGTACGACCTCGCGGAGTCCCACGACGGCGACCTCGTCCGCCTGGAGGTCGGCGAACCCGACTTCGACACGCCCGCGCACGTCGTCGACGCGGCGCTCGCCGCCGCGCGCGACGGCGACACGCACTACACCCCGAACGCGGGGACCGTCTCGTGCCGGCGCGCCATCTCGGGGATGCTCGCCGAACGCGACGGCCTCGACTACGGCGTCGACGAACTCTGCGTCACCGTCGGCGGCATGGAGGCGCTCTTGCTCGCCGTGCTCGCGACCGTCGGCCCCGGCGAGGAACTGATCGCGCCCGGACCGACGTGGCCGAACTACGAGACCCAGGCCGCGCTCGCCGACGGCACGTTCACCGAGGTCGAGATGCCAGCCGAGACCGGGTACGACCTCGACCCCGACCTCGTCGTGGACGCGATGAGCGACGACACCGCCGCCGTCGTGCTCACGACGCCGAACAACCCGACTGGGCGGACGTTCGACCCCGAGGACTGCCAGCGCGTCGTCGACGCGGCCGCCGACCACGACGCGTTCGTGATCGCGGACGAGGTGTACCTCTCGCTGGCCTACGACGACCAGGCTCGCGCGATCGCCGAGTACGCCGACCAGCCAGAGCACGTCCTCACCGTCGGCTCGTGCTCGAAGGCGTACGCGATGACCGGCTGGCGACTCGGGTGGCTCGCCGGCGACGCCGACCTCCTGGAGCGCATCGTCACCGTCCGCGAGTCCACGACCGCGTGCCCGTCGAGCGTCGCACAGGCAGCCGCGGTCGCGGCCCTGACCGGCCCTCAGGAGCCGTTCGAGGAGATGTACGCGGCGTTCGAGGCGCGCCGGGACCTCGTCTACGACCGCATCCAGGAGATCGAGGGCGTGTCGTGTCCGCGACCCGAGGCTGCGTTCTACGTCTTCCTGGACCCCGGCGTCGACGACGCGCTCGCGCTCGCCAAGTACCTCCTGCGCGAACACGGCGTCGTGCTCGCCCCCGGGAGCGGGTTCGGGGCGGCTGGGGAGGGCCGGCTCAGGCTCTCGTTCGCGAACTCGATGGAGCGCCTCGACGAGGGGCTGGACCGGCTCGAAGCCGGGTTGCGGGCGTACTGA